In uncultured Cohaesibacter sp., a genomic segment contains:
- a CDS encoding transporter substrate-binding domain-containing protein, giving the protein MKVWTRLLGVAMTAAMLVAGPAMAKEWKTVKLGTEGAFPPWNSTNADGTLEGFEIDLGKILCERMKVECEWVVQDWKGIIPALNAGKFDVIMSGMSATAKRAEVIDFSIPYGSTGQTFGVLSDSDLANLPLKGDVFPLESKPEEAKKAIEEIKPLFKGKIIGVQSSAIAERFLQENLADVAEIREYGKTQEHDLDLMSGRVDAIMASTAYISTAIKDPANEGMVLAGPRFQGGILGKGSSIGMRKGSDDLKAMFDEAIASARDDGTIKELSIKWFGFDVTVY; this is encoded by the coding sequence ATGAAAGTCTGGACCCGACTTCTCGGGGTGGCCATGACAGCAGCAATGCTGGTGGCAGGCCCTGCGATGGCAAAAGAATGGAAAACCGTCAAACTGGGCACCGAGGGTGCCTTCCCTCCGTGGAACTCCACCAATGCCGATGGCACGCTGGAAGGCTTTGAAATCGACCTTGGCAAGATCCTGTGCGAGCGCATGAAAGTAGAATGCGAATGGGTTGTTCAGGACTGGAAAGGCATCATTCCCGCCCTCAACGCAGGCAAATTCGACGTCATCATGTCCGGCATGTCGGCTACGGCAAAACGCGCTGAAGTGATCGACTTCTCTATTCCTTACGGCTCCACCGGCCAGACCTTCGGCGTGCTGTCCGATTCCGATCTTGCCAACCTGCCGCTGAAGGGCGATGTCTTCCCGCTGGAATCCAAACCGGAAGAAGCCAAGAAGGCCATCGAAGAGATCAAGCCTCTCTTCAAGGGCAAGATCATCGGCGTACAGTCCTCGGCCATTGCAGAACGCTTCCTGCAGGAAAATCTGGCTGACGTTGCCGAGATCCGCGAATATGGCAAGACACAGGAACATGATCTTGATCTGATGTCCGGTCGCGTCGATGCCATCATGGCGTCCACCGCCTATATTTCCACGGCCATCAAGGACCCAGCCAACGAAGGCATGGTTCTGGCTGGACCGCGCTTCCAGGGCGGCATTCTGGGCAAAGGCAGCTCCATCGGCATGCGCAAGGGCTCTGACGATCTCAAGGCCATGTTCGATGAAGCCATCGCCTCGGCCCGCGATGATGGCACCATCAAGGAACTGTCCATCAAATGGTTCGGCTTTGACGTAACCGTCTACTAA
- a CDS encoding ATP-binding cassette domain-containing protein yields the protein MTSSASQNSSIAVSLTDLHKYFGDLEVLKGVTMKAHEGEVVSILGSSGSGKSTMLRCINMLEVPTSGTVTVGDETIKLVTDRKGVVKPADRKQIDRLRTRVGMVFQSFNLWSHKTVLENVIEAPIHVQGRDRKDCIEEAKDILAKVGIADKLDFYPSHLSGGQQQRAAIARALAQHPDVLLFDEPTSALDPELVGEVLRVMRGLAEEGRTMLVVTHEMGFARDVSNRVVFLHQGQIDAEGSPQELFNDKNNERFQKFIAG from the coding sequence GTGACCAGCTCTGCCTCCCAAAACAGCTCAATCGCTGTCAGTCTGACCGATCTGCACAAGTATTTCGGCGATCTCGAAGTGCTCAAGGGCGTCACCATGAAGGCGCATGAAGGTGAAGTGGTTTCCATTCTCGGCTCTTCAGGGTCGGGCAAATCCACCATGCTGCGCTGTATCAACATGCTGGAAGTGCCGACCTCGGGCACCGTTACCGTCGGGGACGAGACCATCAAGCTGGTGACCGACCGCAAGGGTGTCGTCAAACCGGCAGATCGCAAGCAGATCGATCGTCTACGCACCCGCGTCGGCATGGTGTTCCAGTCTTTCAATCTGTGGTCCCACAAGACGGTACTTGAGAATGTCATCGAGGCTCCCATCCATGTGCAGGGGCGCGACCGCAAGGACTGCATTGAGGAAGCCAAGGATATCCTTGCCAAGGTGGGAATTGCGGACAAGCTTGATTTCTATCCCTCCCATCTGTCGGGCGGACAGCAGCAGCGCGCCGCCATCGCCCGTGCCCTCGCCCAGCATCCCGACGTATTGCTGTTTGACGAGCCGACCTCGGCGCTTGACCCGGAACTGGTCGGCGAGGTGCTGCGCGTGATGCGCGGTCTGGCCGAGGAAGGCCGTACCATGCTCGTCGTCACCCATGAGATGGGCTTTGCGCGCGATGTTTCCAACCGCGTGGTCTTTCTGCATCAGGGGCAGATTGATGCCGAGGGCAGCCCGCAAGAGCTCTTCAACGATAAAAATAACGAGCGCTTTCAGAAATTCATCGCCGGTTGA
- a CDS encoding ABC transporter permease, which produces MDMQFFWESLVTLIPGIPLTLLLAFLSTFLGAFIALLLAMMRLSGVRPLDWFAQGYLFVFRGSPLLVQLFLIYYGLSQFPAVRHSFAWTFLRDPYWCAIIALTLNTAAYASEVIRGGLLSVPHGQVEAARASGMSGMKLFRRIVLPLAIRQALPAYGTELILMVKATSLASIITIMEITGLAAKLVSETYRVIEVFVVAGAIYLVINFLLTRIIMALEYKLTPHLREPRITKALALENESVGEIS; this is translated from the coding sequence ATGGATATGCAATTTTTCTGGGAGTCGCTGGTCACCCTGATCCCCGGCATTCCGCTCACGTTGCTACTGGCCTTTCTGTCCACCTTTCTGGGGGCCTTCATTGCGCTGCTGCTGGCCATGATGCGGCTTTCTGGCGTTCGCCCGCTGGACTGGTTCGCACAGGGCTATCTGTTCGTGTTTCGCGGCTCGCCGCTGCTGGTGCAGTTGTTCCTCATCTATTATGGCCTCAGCCAATTTCCGGCGGTACGCCATTCCTTTGCCTGGACTTTCCTGCGTGATCCCTATTGGTGCGCCATCATCGCGTTGACGCTGAATACGGCTGCCTATGCCAGCGAGGTCATTCGCGGCGGGCTCCTTTCCGTTCCGCATGGTCAGGTGGAGGCCGCGCGCGCTTCGGGCATGTCCGGCATGAAGCTGTTTCGCCGCATCGTGTTGCCGCTCGCCATTCGGCAGGCCCTGCCAGCCTATGGCACGGAACTGATCCTGATGGTCAAGGCCACCTCGCTGGCCTCCATTATCACCATCATGGAAATCACCGGCCTTGCCGCCAAGCTGGTTTCCGAGACCTATCGGGTGATCGAGGTCTTTGTCGTGGCCGGGGCCATCTATCTGGTGATCAACTTCCTGCTCACCCGCATCATCATGGCGCTCGAATATAAGCTCACCCCGCATCTGCGCGAGCCGCGCATCACCAAAGCGCTCGCCCTTGAAAATGAATCTGTTGGAGAAATCTCGTGA
- a CDS encoding ABC transporter permease subunit (The N-terminal region of this protein, as described by TIGR01726, is a three transmembrane segment that identifies a subfamily of ABC transporter permease subunits, which specificities that include histidine, arginine, glutamine, glutamate, L-cystine (sic), the opines (in Agrobacterium) octopine and nopaline, etc.): MGFGEGGWGAFMLMGALVTMALALCGFSIGAFFGAFAAWAKISGNRFTRTMADIYTTVLRGIPDLLVIYLFYFGGSAFLTWLGRLFGSEGFIGLPGFLAGAMAIGITSGAQHTEVFRGAYRAVAKGEIEAAVACGMPRFMRFRRIIAPLVLRHALPGLGNVWQIVLKESALVSVTGVVELLRQSQVGAGSIRQPFDFYFAAAILYLCITTISSISFHTAEKRFNKGVRRS; encoded by the coding sequence ATGGGCTTTGGCGAAGGTGGCTGGGGAGCCTTCATGCTGATGGGGGCGCTGGTCACCATGGCGCTGGCCCTGTGCGGCTTCAGCATCGGGGCCTTCTTTGGTGCCTTCGCTGCGTGGGCAAAGATCTCGGGCAACCGCTTCACGCGCACCATGGCGGATATCTATACCACCGTGTTGCGCGGTATCCCCGATCTGCTGGTGATCTATCTGTTCTATTTTGGCGGCAGCGCCTTCCTGACATGGCTGGGACGGCTGTTTGGCTCGGAAGGCTTCATCGGCCTGCCGGGCTTCCTTGCCGGAGCGATGGCCATCGGCATCACCTCGGGAGCCCAGCATACGGAAGTTTTCCGCGGTGCCTATCGTGCGGTCGCCAAGGGTGAGATCGAGGCTGCGGTGGCCTGTGGTATGCCGCGCTTCATGCGGTTTCGCCGCATCATTGCGCCGCTGGTTCTGCGCCATGCGCTACCCGGCCTTGGCAATGTCTGGCAGATCGTGCTCAAGGAATCCGCTCTGGTCTCGGTTACTGGCGTTGTCGAACTCTTGCGCCAGAGTCAGGTAGGAGCCGGATCGATCCGCCAGCCCTTCGACTTCTATTTCGCTGCCGCCATTCTCTATCTCTGCATCACGACGATTTCGAGCATCAGTTTTCACACCGCCGAGAAACGGTTCAATAAAGGGGTGAGAAGAAGCTGA
- a CDS encoding M20 family metallopeptidase encodes MQNSDEIWSRIDELSEDFRGLADRVWDTPELNFHEFSSSAEHLAMLEKHGFKAQAGVAGIPTAVMGEAGSEGPVIAILGEYDALPGLSQEHGVAERREIVAGGSGHGCGHNLLGAGSMLAAAAVKDWLKEKGIKGRVRYYGCPAEEGGSAKGFMVREGLFDDVDIAICWHPAPFAGVNKPISLACNELIFTFTGRASHAAASPELGRSALDAVELMNVGVNYMREHMPSTARIHYAVIDTGGIAPNVVQPRAVVRYLVRDRELPDMQDLVKRVRKIADGAALMTETSVESKIVSGDGNLIGNDPLEALMHQMLERLGPPQYSDEDKAFAREIQATLSREDIEAAYKRFGMKPRFDEPLCEGITPLGAGDGTHVGSTDVGTVSWVVPTVQMRGATYAVGTPGHSWQLVAQGKTPAAHKGMEHTAKVLAATACELFLDPAKIEAAKADFADKLDGRPFINPIPDDCDPELPETKG; translated from the coding sequence ATGCAGAATAGCGATGAAATCTGGTCTCGCATTGATGAATTGTCCGAAGACTTTCGTGGTCTCGCGGACCGGGTCTGGGATACGCCCGAGTTGAATTTTCACGAATTCAGTTCCTCGGCCGAGCATCTGGCCATGCTGGAAAAACACGGTTTCAAGGCGCAAGCCGGTGTTGCTGGCATCCCGACGGCCGTGATGGGAGAAGCGGGCAGCGAAGGCCCTGTCATTGCCATTCTTGGTGAATATGACGCCCTGCCCGGCCTCAGTCAGGAACATGGCGTTGCCGAGCGCCGCGAGATCGTTGCCGGTGGCAGCGGCCATGGCTGCGGTCACAATCTGCTCGGCGCCGGTTCCATGCTGGCGGCGGCAGCCGTCAAGGACTGGCTCAAGGAAAAGGGTATCAAGGGGCGCGTGCGCTATTATGGTTGTCCTGCCGAAGAAGGCGGTTCTGCCAAGGGCTTCATGGTGCGGGAGGGTCTTTTTGATGACGTGGATATTGCCATCTGCTGGCATCCGGCTCCCTTTGCCGGCGTCAACAAACCCATTTCTCTGGCCTGCAATGAACTGATCTTCACCTTCACCGGACGGGCCTCCCATGCTGCCGCCTCGCCGGAGCTGGGCCGCAGCGCGCTTGATGCCGTGGAGCTGATGAATGTCGGCGTCAACTATATGCGCGAACATATGCCCTCGACGGCACGCATTCATTATGCGGTGATCGACACCGGCGGGATCGCCCCCAATGTGGTGCAGCCACGCGCCGTGGTGCGCTATCTGGTGCGCGACCGCGAATTGCCTGACATGCAGGATCTGGTCAAGCGCGTCCGCAAGATTGCCGATGGTGCAGCGCTGATGACCGAAACCTCTGTTGAAAGCAAGATCGTTTCCGGCGACGGCAATCTCATTGGCAATGATCCGCTGGAAGCCCTGATGCACCAGATGCTGGAGCGCCTCGGCCCGCCGCAATATTCCGATGAAGACAAGGCCTTTGCCCGCGAAATTCAGGCAACCCTTTCGCGCGAGGATATCGAAGCGGCCTATAAGCGCTTTGGCATGAAACCGCGCTTTGACGAGCCGCTTTGCGAAGGCATCACGCCGCTCGGCGCGGGAGATGGCACCCATGTCGGCTCGACCGATGTTGGCACCGTCAGCTGGGTGGTTCCGACCGTGCAAATGCGTGGGGCAACCTATGCCGTCGGTACGCCGGGCCATTCATGGCAGCTGGTCGCGCAAGGCAAGACCCCTGCTGCGCACAAGGGCATGGAGCACACCGCCAAGGTGCTGGCAGCCACTGCCTGCGAGCTGTTTCTTGATCCGGCAAAGATCGAAGCTGCCAAGGCCGACTTTGCCGACAAGCTTGATGGCCGCCCCTTCATCAATCCCATCCCGGATGATTGCGACCCGGAACTGCCGGAAACCAAAGGCTGA
- a CDS encoding GntR family transcriptional regulator, with product MAADIRAGVFSPGSWLKQIELQRRYDASRSEIRKTLVTLFNKRIIRYEQNRGYYVHHEDGASTDEIRDIRIMLETSAVEFMVRNVQQKQLHELHALAQKFVDQIQTDRMTEIYETNIAFHAALLATSGNGSLVDLVAELRLRTPPATASQWAHLARIKQSGREHFEMVDALAEKDGERLKSVIRAHIEQSAPSD from the coding sequence TTGGCGGCAGATATCAGGGCCGGAGTCTTCTCTCCGGGAAGCTGGCTAAAGCAGATCGAGCTGCAACGCCGATATGACGCCAGTCGCTCTGAAATCCGCAAGACACTGGTCACGCTCTTCAACAAGCGCATCATTCGCTACGAGCAGAACCGGGGCTATTATGTGCATCATGAAGACGGGGCCTCTACCGATGAAATCCGCGACATTCGCATCATGCTGGAAACATCGGCGGTGGAATTCATGGTCAGGAATGTTCAGCAAAAGCAATTGCACGAGCTTCATGCGCTGGCGCAGAAATTCGTCGACCAGATCCAGACCGACCGGATGACAGAGATCTACGAGACCAATATTGCCTTTCATGCGGCGCTGCTGGCGACCTCGGGCAATGGCAGTCTGGTTGATCTGGTCGCTGAATTGCGGCTGCGGACCCCGCCGGCTACGGCCTCCCAATGGGCCCACCTTGCCCGGATCAAGCAATCCGGCAGGGAGCATTTTGAAATGGTTGATGCCTTGGCGGAAAAAGATGGGGAACGCCTCAAATCCGTTATCCGCGCCCATATCGAGCAATCCGCCCCTTCAGATTGA
- a CDS encoding substrate-binding domain-containing protein: protein MKIIATLVACAAISLPITAIAQDQGTVKKDSYRFVVVPKVVHPWFDKVNDGAKAAAAALEAQTGAKVEVIYSAPQTADVVQQNQIIDSALATRPDGLALDLLDPSGNRASLEEAQAQDIPLAIFDSVPPEGMKIPYIGSDFCEQAKIASRRLAEVLGGKGEVAIMMGVPTAPNHAIRAECHRQVFAEYPDIKVVAEGIDNDSIEIAQQQAAAIMQANPDLDGWVACDAAGPIGVGQAIVEAGKEGDVTLVGLDNLPEMLDMIRNGVADSSSASQPELQGYWSVMLLWAQATGAPVPGYLDTGNAFLTKENVDG from the coding sequence ATGAAGATTATTGCTACTCTGGTGGCATGTGCCGCCATTTCACTGCCCATCACCGCCATTGCTCAGGATCAGGGTACGGTCAAGAAAGACAGCTACCGCTTCGTCGTGGTGCCGAAGGTCGTTCATCCATGGTTTGACAAGGTCAATGATGGTGCCAAGGCTGCCGCAGCAGCGCTTGAGGCCCAAACCGGGGCCAAGGTCGAAGTGATCTATTCTGCGCCTCAGACTGCCGACGTGGTACAACAGAACCAGATCATTGATAGCGCTCTTGCCACCCGTCCGGATGGTCTGGCTCTCGATCTGCTCGATCCGTCCGGCAACCGTGCTTCGCTTGAAGAAGCGCAGGCTCAGGATATCCCGCTTGCCATTTTCGACTCTGTCCCGCCAGAAGGCATGAAAATCCCCTATATCGGCTCCGATTTCTGCGAACAGGCAAAAATCGCATCTCGTCGTCTGGCTGAAGTGCTGGGTGGTAAGGGCGAAGTGGCGATCATGATGGGGGTTCCCACCGCACCAAACCATGCCATTCGCGCCGAATGCCACCGTCAGGTTTTTGCTGAATATCCCGACATCAAGGTCGTAGCAGAAGGCATCGACAACGACAGTATCGAGATTGCACAGCAGCAGGCTGCCGCCATCATGCAGGCCAATCCGGATCTGGATGGCTGGGTTGCATGCGATGCTGCCGGTCCAATCGGTGTCGGTCAGGCAATCGTGGAAGCAGGCAAGGAAGGTGACGTCACGCTCGTTGGCCTCGATAACCTGCCCGAAATGCTCGACATGATCCGTAACGGTGTTGCAGACAGCTCGTCGGCATCCCAGCCGGAATTGCAGGGCTATTGGTCTGTCATGTTGCTGTGGGCACAGGCAACCGGCGCTCCGGTTCCCGGATATCTGGATACCGGCAATGCCTTCCTGACCAAGGAAAATGTCGACGGCTAA
- a CDS encoding sugar ABC transporter ATP-binding protein, with protein MAFLEASGLGRDFPGVTALNDVDLKLELGRTHILAGENGAGKSTLVKILTGTDQQSRGQVLIDGRDPLEDPALFDQVSYVPQELNLFQEMSVAENLFMPFHRTGFAGRIVNSSILVKEARAYLDRFGIEADPRALVKHISVSDQQLLQIARACTNRNMKVLILDEPTSSLTRVEVDRVFRVIDDLLKQGLAIVFISHKMEEVLQIGDDYTVLRNGEWVESGLISDIEESDLIRAMSGRDLSFQEHFRPQAPTRDKIMEVRGLTGKRFGDINFDLYRGEILGFAGLVGAGRSEVMQAIFGFLKAKEGQISVEGQAWALGDTSLSVKGGMLYLSEERKLHGIFPLLSLRENIGLSLFSLTCGPAGINSTAERDAVQKVIDDYDIKAASMAKRISQLSGGNQQKAIIGRAMATRPRIIIFDEPTKGIDIRTKSEIYRIMCNLAEEGVGVILVSSELNELKKCANRIITMHSGAITGEFDSTDTNNETLVGAIFGTEAKTDECSIQ; from the coding sequence ATGGCTTTTCTTGAAGCAAGCGGCCTGGGCCGCGACTTCCCCGGTGTGACCGCGCTCAATGATGTCGACCTGAAACTGGAGCTTGGGCGGACGCATATTCTTGCCGGTGAAAACGGGGCCGGAAAATCAACGCTCGTTAAAATCCTGACCGGCACCGATCAGCAATCGCGCGGTCAGGTGCTGATTGATGGCCGCGATCCCCTAGAAGATCCGGCGCTGTTTGATCAGGTCTCCTATGTTCCTCAGGAGCTGAACCTCTTTCAGGAAATGAGTGTTGCCGAAAATCTGTTCATGCCCTTTCACAGGACAGGCTTTGCCGGACGGATTGTAAATAGTTCCATTCTTGTCAAGGAGGCAAGAGCCTATCTTGACCGCTTCGGCATCGAGGCGGACCCGCGCGCGCTGGTGAAACATATTTCCGTATCCGATCAGCAATTGCTGCAGATTGCCCGTGCCTGTACCAACAGGAATATGAAGGTTCTCATTCTCGACGAACCCACGTCATCCCTGACACGGGTAGAGGTGGATCGGGTCTTCAGGGTCATTGATGATCTGCTCAAGCAGGGTCTGGCCATCGTCTTCATCAGTCACAAGATGGAAGAAGTGCTCCAGATCGGTGATGACTATACGGTGCTGCGCAATGGCGAGTGGGTCGAAAGCGGCTTGATCAGTGATATTGAGGAAAGTGACCTGATCCGCGCCATGTCGGGCAGGGATCTCTCCTTTCAGGAGCATTTTCGCCCGCAGGCTCCGACCCGTGACAAGATCATGGAAGTGCGCGGCCTGACCGGCAAGCGCTTTGGTGACATCAATTTTGATCTTTATCGCGGCGAGATACTCGGCTTTGCCGGACTGGTCGGCGCTGGCCGCTCAGAGGTCATGCAAGCTATATTCGGCTTTCTGAAGGCAAAGGAAGGCCAGATATCCGTAGAAGGGCAGGCCTGGGCGCTCGGCGATACGTCTCTCTCGGTCAAGGGAGGAATGCTCTATCTCTCTGAAGAGCGTAAGCTGCACGGCATTTTCCCGCTGCTTTCCCTGCGCGAGAATATCGGCCTGTCTCTCTTCTCGCTGACATGCGGTCCGGCTGGTATCAACAGCACAGCGGAACGCGATGCCGTTCAGAAGGTCATTGATGATTACGACATCAAGGCCGCCAGCATGGCCAAGCGCATTTCCCAGCTGTCTGGCGGAAACCAGCAGAAGGCCATCATCGGCCGAGCCATGGCCACCCGGCCGCGCATCATCATTTTCGATGAACCGACCAAGGGCATCGATATTCGAACCAAGTCCGAGATCTATCGCATCATGTGCAATCTCGCAGAGGAGGGCGTCGGCGTCATTCTCGTTTCGTCCGAGCTCAATGAACTCAAGAAATGCGCCAACCGGATCATCACGATGCATAGTGGCGCGATTACCGGAGAGTTCGATTCAACAGATACAAACAACGAGACCCTAGTTGGGGCCATCTTCGGCACGGAGGCGAAGACCGATGAATGCTCAATCCAGTAA
- a CDS encoding ABC transporter permease, translating to MNAQSSNLMIKLRSPIAGVFIALVIIFVLSALVSPYFLSGYNLSVIARGLAFVGLITIAQSSLMVLGELDLSLGAIGGLCGVISGILMVRYGFNPYLSMLVAVMLGAFMGFLNGILVTALRLHSLVLTIGMAGVFGGTNLVLTRGVAITGVPREVQFLGRGDLMGIPVPFLIMLVALIAASFLMLKTPMGRYMYAIGNNPAGARMLGIRVDYIRVLVFISAGALAALAGVLMVARLGTAQPSIGNTWVLAPIAASVIGGVATTGGIGSPIGAIFGAGIIAIIENIIVLFGVSPYWQGIVSGAIVVLAISFDAVSRRYLRADA from the coding sequence ATGAATGCTCAATCCAGTAACCTGATGATCAAGCTTCGCAGTCCGATCGCGGGCGTCTTCATTGCCCTGGTCATCATCTTCGTGCTTTCGGCTCTGGTTTCTCCCTATTTTCTGAGCGGCTATAACCTCTCGGTGATTGCCCGCGGTCTGGCTTTTGTCGGGCTGATCACCATCGCGCAATCCTCGTTGATGGTGCTCGGTGAACTCGACCTTTCCCTCGGTGCCATCGGCGGGCTTTGCGGTGTCATATCCGGTATCCTGATGGTCCGCTATGGCTTCAATCCTTATCTCTCCATGCTCGTCGCCGTCATGCTTGGTGCCTTCATGGGCTTCCTCAACGGCATTCTGGTAACCGCATTGCGACTGCATTCTCTGGTGCTGACCATTGGTATGGCTGGTGTCTTTGGAGGTACCAATCTGGTGCTGACACGCGGCGTGGCCATCACCGGTGTTCCAAGAGAAGTGCAGTTTCTGGGGCGCGGTGATCTGATGGGTATTCCGGTTCCCTTCCTGATCATGCTGGTCGCCCTGATCGCGGCTTCCTTTCTCATGCTCAAGACACCGATGGGCCGCTATATGTATGCCATCGGCAACAATCCCGCAGGTGCGAGGATGCTGGGCATCCGCGTCGACTATATCCGCGTGCTGGTCTTCATCTCCGCTGGTGCTCTTGCCGCTCTTGCCGGTGTGCTGATGGTTGCCCGTCTGGGTACGGCACAGCCTTCCATCGGCAACACATGGGTGCTGGCACCCATCGCGGCCTCTGTCATCGGCGGCGTTGCCACCACTGGCGGCATAGGCAGTCCCATCGGCGCAATATTTGGCGCTGGTATCATCGCAATCATTGAGAATATCATCGTTCTTTTCGGTGTGTCTCCCTATTGGCAAGGCATCGTATCGGGCGCAATTGTTGTTCTCGCGATCTCCTTTGACGCTGTCTCCCGCCGTTATCTTCGGGCAGATGCCTGA
- the dhaL gene encoding dihydroxyacetone kinase subunit DhaL — protein MTEEIKTKKLINDPENIIEEMIEGMVAAHPDMLTVQGETGRAVVALDGPRDGKVGIVVGGGSGHEPAFAGYVGRGLADAAAVGNVFASPSPAHIVEAVQAADGGAGILMLYGNYTGDVMNFTMAAEEIEQAGVAVRHVAVTDDVASAPLDRRSERRGIAGDFFVFKVAGAAADLGEPLARVEALARAANEATFSMGVALSPCSLPQTGKPNFVINDSDMEIGMGLHGEPGIRRHKLASADAVTDELLDTIMKEANLKAGDETAILVNGLGATSQIELYILFRRVKQRLDALGIKIHASWVGEYATSLEMAGASVTLFKLDETLKRLLDHPCKTPALMVGSLEQDGEAATRSQRVMVPVQKAVSAQKSPADLIREGEVTPTIFKAMMHNVGAQVIAEKDWLSELDGIIGDGDHGMTMEIGWKAVQRALEEAPETDETIESMCKRMAKAFLDAVGASSGPLYATAFLRAGTAVSNRLNLDGKAMAQWLDAACKGIQDRGRANLGDKTMIDAWVPAVEAALKCAEQGGSACDVMAAAQKGGEEGMNATAPMTSRRGRSAKLGERAVGHIDPGAASTFVTLRAMREALDKALA, from the coding sequence ATGACTGAAGAAATCAAAACCAAAAAGCTGATCAATGATCCTGAAAATATCATCGAGGAAATGATCGAGGGAATGGTTGCGGCGCATCCGGACATGTTGACGGTGCAGGGTGAAACGGGGCGGGCGGTTGTTGCCCTTGATGGCCCTCGCGATGGCAAGGTGGGCATTGTTGTCGGTGGCGGCTCCGGTCATGAACCGGCCTTTGCTGGTTATGTCGGGCGGGGGCTCGCAGATGCCGCTGCCGTCGGCAATGTCTTTGCCTCTCCATCGCCAGCCCATATCGTGGAGGCCGTTCAGGCGGCAGATGGTGGTGCCGGTATCCTCATGCTCTATGGCAACTATACCGGCGACGTCATGAATTTCACAATGGCGGCAGAAGAGATCGAACAGGCCGGCGTTGCTGTTCGCCATGTTGCCGTGACCGATGATGTGGCCTCCGCTCCCCTTGATCGTCGCAGTGAAAGGCGCGGCATTGCCGGTGACTTTTTCGTCTTCAAGGTGGCCGGAGCGGCTGCGGATCTGGGCGAGCCTCTGGCGCGCGTCGAAGCTCTGGCACGGGCGGCCAATGAGGCAACCTTTTCCATGGGCGTTGCCCTCAGCCCCTGTTCCCTGCCGCAGACCGGCAAGCCGAATTTCGTCATCAATGACAGTGATATGGAAATCGGCATGGGCCTGCATGGCGAGCCGGGCATCCGGCGTCACAAACTGGCCTCGGCCGATGCGGTTACCGACGAATTGCTCGACACCATCATGAAGGAAGCCAACCTGAAGGCTGGTGATGAAACTGCCATTCTCGTCAATGGCTTGGGCGCAACATCCCAGATCGAACTCTATATTCTCTTCCGCCGGGTCAAGCAGCGTCTTGACGCGCTTGGTATCAAAATCCATGCTTCCTGGGTCGGGGAATATGCCACATCGCTTGAAATGGCTGGCGCGTCGGTTACGCTCTTCAAGCTGGATGAGACGCTCAAGCGCCTGCTGGATCATCCTTGCAAAACACCGGCCTTGATGGTTGGCTCCCTTGAGCAGGATGGCGAAGCCGCTACCCGCAGCCAGCGCGTGATGGTTCCGGTACAGAAGGCAGTTTCCGCCCAGAAAAGCCCTGCTGACCTGATCCGCGAGGGTGAGGTGACGCCGACGATCTTCAAGGCGATGATGCATAATGTCGGTGCGCAGGTCATTGCGGAAAAAGACTGGCTCTCCGAGCTGGATGGCATCATCGGCGATGGCGACCATGGCATGACCATGGAAATCGGATGGAAAGCCGTCCAGCGCGCTCTTGAAGAGGCGCCCGAAACAGATGAGACCATCGAAAGCATGTGCAAGCGCATGGCCAAGGCATTCCTCGATGCTGTCGGTGCTTCCTCCGGGCCGCTCTATGCCACCGCATTTCTCAGGGCCGGAACGGCTGTCAGCAACAGGCTCAATCTGGATGGCAAGGCGATGGCACAATGGCTTGATGCGGCCTGCAAGGGCATTCAGGACAGGGGCCGGGCCAATCTTGGCGACAAGACCATGATTGATGCATGGGTGCCTGCCGTGGAGGCGGCCTTGAAATGCGCCGAACAAGGCGGCTCGGCCTGTGATGTCATGGCCGCAGCCCAGAAGGGCGGGGAAGAGGGCATGAATGCAACCGCTCCCATGACCTCCCGCCGTGGGCGTTCAGCCAAGCTCGGTGAACGGGCCGTTGGTCATATCGACCCCGGCGCAGCCTCGACCTTTGTCACGCTACGCGCCATGCGGGAGGCGCTTGACAAGGCTCTTGCCTGA